The region AAttgtcttattttctatttagtcTCTGGAATTGTGCAGTGCAGCCACTTTCCACATTACTTTCTCTTCACACTAATGTCGGTGAGGTTCAAGAGTtcaattataatatataacatagaCCATGGCTCCATCTGGTGACCTTCCGTCTAGGCTGCCCTCTCAGTCATTCATCACACAGACTGAAATCTTGCTGCATTAGAGAGCATACTTAGAGGAGTTCGCAGATGCTGAGAATCCTGAAAACCTGTCCTCcctggttttattcattttgttttttatttctctttttttttttgtatttttttttattggagtttgatttgccaacatatagtataacacccagtgaccatcccatccagtgcccccctcagtgcttgtcacccagtcacaccaTCTCCGGCCCACCTCATCTTCCACTACACCCtattcttttcccagagttaggaggttttattcattttcaaatgaaactTAATAGTAAACACACTTTAGCCTTCCATAAGATTAGCCAAGAGAATTATTTGCTAAAAGGAACTTATTTCATGATGCTGTCATCAGGAGTCTATTAAGAGCAAGGGTTTTGCAGCAAGAAAAACCTAGTGTCTTTGAGATTCCATATGCAATGTCTGCATCTATATGAGGAGGTTGTTAATAACCAGTTGGAATATATGAGCTAACATAGTAAATATGTGATAGtttaaagtaatgaaagaaatgaTTTATGAAAACTACTACCTAGCCTTTTAAAGCAACTTGTCTTAGATTTTCCAGGTGCTATTGCAAAATGCCTTTGtgtgaaaacatttcaaaatggaTGTAAAGTCCAAGAAAAGTCTCTGGTTTTAAAAGGAGCATTTGTGGGATACTCTAATTTTTCACGAGGTACCACGCTGGAAAAACCTATGaagaatttcattattattattattattattattattattattattattacaaaaggCTGTTAGGGTTTTCACCTGTATGATCTTTTTCCAATTAATACCTACTCTTTTGAAGGTATTATCAGCGTCAGCATGGTAGAAAACATTGTTTGAAATATATTGTCCAAGAAGATGGGATGTCAGTGGATTACTACTAATTAAGACTGTGTAAACCTGTAATAAGATTAactcatctcaaaaaaaaaaaaaaagattaactcaTCTCTCTGCCTTATGACAGCTATATATTATGGCATCTAAAAATGGATTGATTTATGCATTGGCTATTTTATCAGATCCAGtggtttttaaactaaaaatatggGACATTTTAAGCCCTACCAAAGAAATTACAAAAGTAGAATTGACTGATTCAATTAATCATGGGCCTCCTCTCTCTGAATTTGTGAAATTGAATAACacattatggaaaatattttttagggaaTCGTGACTCAAACAGAAGCTGGGGCAGATGGCCTATAATGACTATCTCAGTACTTTACATAAATAAGGGACACCACATCAAAAGGCTTTCTGTATTCTTGCTTGTCTACTTCAATCCTCATCATTCTCTTCCCTTCTGAGTCATTCTACATCATATCCTTCTCACATATCCCCAGGGACTGATAGAAATTAGCTGCTTCCAAAGGCAGTATTACCAGGGCCAAGGGAAAGTCTTTAAATATGGCAACATAGGAGACTCCAATACCTCTCTTTCCACAAACACACCAAATGAGTAGCTCACATGGCAAAATTCCTTCTGAAAGAGATCAAGAAATTAGTTGAGTGACTCCTACACATCAGGAAGTTAGCAAAAGCAAGTACAAATGTAGATCTTCTGTAAAAATGTAGTGTAACACACACTTTCAAAAAGGGGAAGAAACCTGTACAATGtgacatgtcaattatatctcagtaaaactagGAAATAATATCCTCaaggaaatacataaatgaaaagacatgcacaaaaaacacacacatacatacacatatacttttttaaagtttttaaattttattttcttagtagaTGATCTTTCCCCTCACTACTCTATTCCACACATTCATCTCTAGTATgctacacctttttttttctaatgtacaGCTCAaaaatcccatgacccatgataACAgcttattctttatcttttcttagtttttcattGTGTTCATTCATTAGTTAATATATGATCATCACTTGCTTTTCAGAAAATAGTGTATATATAATTCATTGCATGTTAAATATCCCAATTAACTGTAATCTTTTGCAAATCTTTCTGCACCTATATAAAGGACTCTCATATATTCCTTTTAATGATTATATCATGTTCCATATAATGGAGCTAtcttaatccatttatttatgaccCTATTCATGAGCATCTCTTCATTTCTAGTTTTGATCACTACTaactttgttaaaataattatgtttgtaAAGAGTATATACCTCTTGAAAACTAATCCCAGAAAGATAAGTATTTTTTCCATACTGTATTCATCCAAGCAGTCAAAGGCCAGCTCAATGtaaaggggcggggggggagacATTGTATGTACATGGGAGATATGTCagaattttaaatcatctttaattAGACACAGTTACCATCAGTCAGTAGTAGAAccttgaaaattttcattttcccattcttttgtTATTAGCTTTTcatatattcaaattaaatacctaagtgtgtgtgaatgaattttttcttattccttacAAGCAtacacagaacaaaatacactggTTGAAAATATACTTGAACTTCACATTACAGAAAGGAAAGGTAAATGGAAGTTTGTATCAGTCAGGCTGGTGTGAACGATTGATTAGCTTTGGTTACTGCTGATGGATATCAGTGGTGCCAGGGACAAAGAGATCAGGAAAAGGTTCAGGGATCATTGAGCATTACATCATAACTGTTGGAAGGGAtttggaaaaaacacaaaattacacTCCAATACTTCTAAACTTTGTAAAAATttcaataagtaaaataaaaacaaacaaaaattttaagaaacaaatagaacCTTGTTTTTTCTTAAACACTCTActatgcacacatgtatatatgatatatattagtTGAAACCATTTGCAACTAAAAACCTCCTTATTTCAACTATTTGTCTGTCACCTATAACCTATCTAcctaaaataagaacaaagattCAATTACTTGTATCAGTGCTAGTGCTAGGGCTGCAGGATATACAGAAATTAGCTCATGCAGCTATTCTTACTAAAGAGCTTACAATGTAGACACAtatctgaataaaataaagataatgcaAGAAAAAGTATGCTATGCACAAATGGATATGATAgtcataaaataattgaaatccaATCAGGTGACATGGTTGGAGAAATGGAATCACACgtacttaatgaaaaaaatgtatttaatataaccATTGAAAAATTGTTCTATTTGTAAATGGGAAGGTGAAGGAGTttgttacagaaataaaagaaacaggataaaaattaaaaaaagaaataattaacaggaaaataatcattttatttcataaacattaATGTAATACATTTAACAGAATAGATAATAATTAACAGATAAAGTAACTGAGTAGATCTATTAGAGTTTCTTTGAAGCTCTGATCTGACTGGAGAAAGATGGTATAGACTCAGGGTAACAAAGAATCAtactataaagatttttttatagcCCCAAAGATGGTCCATTCTGTGCAAGtgtgaaaaaattaaattcatcctTTGCTGAAATTGTTGCAACATTCACGGGGGAAAACACAGAACTAGAAATCTAATTAATAACATTTGTATATATAGAAGTGTGAGGGCAGAGGCTTGAGGCAGAGGCATTTCAGTCCCAAATGACatggagtaaaaataaaatgcatgtgtCTGTGTTGTTCAGCTGCTAGGGGCAAGCACAGAATGATTTGCCCTTCCCAGGTAGGTTTCTGAGGCACTAAAtttaaagaatcaagaaaaaaatgcttatatttggaaaaatgaggaattgaatatttacaaaattaaaaattattttttacttattttcattggTTCATAGTCTGCAATCTGATGGCAGAAAAGAAGTAGTTTCGCATTTAAGCAGGGTGAGTCAAATCATTTTGATTAGCAAATGAACAGTTTTTACTTACTTATATcctaatcaaaattaaaaagaagaacactgactttatttttattttttcccagtaaTAGTTGAGGTATCACAACACAAACACTAATTTGTGTAAATTCAACCCATACAAACCACAAATCATAtgtatttaaatctaaaaaaaaatcagatcatcACCCATATGCCAGTTTTCACATATCAACAGAAAGACAGGTGCATGCATACACACTTGGAAGcctataaaagatatatttattactCTTGGTCCTGTCTCCATTTTTAATAAACAAGTCAGTTCTAAAATCCAAAGAGATGGAAATGTATGTGTTCAATACTGTATTTTCCACTTGgttttagtattcttttttttttttactggtcaAAAGAAGCACCCTTTGGCACCAGAACTCCTGCATGGTAAGTAATAAAAACATAGCAAAGTAGTAATATTCTACTAGAGacaagtttattaaaatatatctaatgtctcaataaatacaaaaaaaaaacaatgtgaatgGGAACAATTACAAACATATTCATTATTCTTAAATCAAAGATATGCTCATTGTTCCTGAATTTAATACAGAGGCTTAAACAAATCGTGACTCTTGACGAAGTCAGTGAATGTAAACATTTTATGCTCAATTCTATATTggttattaaaatataagaatgcaATTTCCAATTTTGTGTTTGTTGCTTTCATATTATATCTGACCTGTAATGAACTTTCATTCATGATCAACCATTGAGATAAAAGCACTGCAGGTGAACACTGATCATATACCTTTTGGGTGTCTCCAAATTTGGAATTAAACTTTCTCTAAATTCTATACCAAACACGTTATTTAACTTTTGTCAGCAACATAACAAGAAATTTGTCTTGACAACTGTctgaaaattaagaatataaagaatagaaTGTGctgacataaattattttttatttacagatGATGCTTTCCTGAGTGTCAAGAGAGTTATAAATCTTGATATACCATTTCTTGATCATTTCTgtagcattttagaaaaatcaagaagaatgGATGGAAAAAATTGCTCTTCCATGAATGAATTCCTTCTCGTGGGAATTAGCAATAAGCCTGGAGTTAAAGTGACTCTATTCATCATATTTCTAATTGTCTATCTCATCATTCTTGTTGCAAACCTCGGGATGATCATTTTAATTAGGATGGACTCCCAGCTTCACACACCCATGTATTTCTTCCTCAGCCATCTCTCCTTCAGTGACCTCTGCTATTCTACAGCAGTTGGACCCAGGATGCTGGTAGGATTCATTGCCAAGAACAAGTCAATTCCCTTCTACAGCTGTGCTGTCCAATGGTTGGTGTTCTGTACCTTTGTAGATTCTGAGTGTCTACTGCTGGCAGTGATGGCCTTTGATCGGTACAAAGCCATTAGCAACCCCTTGCTCTATACAGTCAGCATGTCCAGCAGAGTGTGCTCCCTGCTGATGGCTGGGGTTTACATGGTGGGAATTATGGATGCTTCAGTAAATACAGTATTAACATTCCGGTTATGTTTCTGTGAGTCGAATGTGATTAACCATTTCTTCTGTGATGTCCCACCTCTCCTCTTGTTATCTTGCTCAGACACACAAGTTAATGAGTTAGTGATATTCACCATTTTTGGCTTCATTGAACTGATTACTCTTTCAGGGCTTTTTGTGTCTTACTGCTATATTATCCTAGCGGTGAGAAAGATCAACTCTGCTGAGGGGAGGTTCAAAGCTTTCTCCACCTGCACCTCCCACTTAACTGCTGTTGCAATTTTCCAGGGAACTCTGCTCTTTATATATTTCCGGCCAAGCTCTTCCTACTCCCTTGATCaagacaaaattatttcattgttttactcCCTTGTGATTCCCATGCTAAACCCTCTGATTTATAGCCTACGGAACAAGGATGTGAAAGAGGCcctgaagaaacttaaaaataaaaagtggtttcattgaaaacatgtatgtatgtattttttctccCAATCTTACACTATAATTCATGGAaatcaaaattgttttgaatacTATGGTGtgattcaacaagtatttatacCATGTCCCAGCCATGCCAAAATGTGTCATTCCCTAAATACTCCATGGTTCATTTTATGTCTTGAATTTATATGTGGTACTCTCTATTTGTGGAAAATTTCTAGACTCCTAGTTTGccaaatttttgtttcttcaatttttcatttgtgCATGAATTGACTTTTCTAAGTGTTATTAAGTGTTTTCTAAGTACCTTTATGAGGTTTGAATTTCATGGTGACTCTGGCaatttatttactaatatatCTTATCAcctaatttaaattataattttaattaagtaataCTAAATTACTTATAATAAACTATAATTACtcatatgtaaaacaaacaaaactagacACTATGACCCCAAAGTACACTGTTCAAATATAGTGAAGGAAATTGTTGTTTGAGATGACTTCAAATTTACTtgtttatgagaaaataaatttgtctaTAAGAGTAGagctgggggcccctgggtgg is a window of Vulpes lagopus strain Blue_001 chromosome 11, ASM1834538v1, whole genome shotgun sequence DNA encoding:
- the LOC121472212 gene encoding olfactory receptor-like protein OLF2; protein product: MDGKNCSSMNEFLLVGISNKPGVKVTLFIIFLIVYLIILVANLGMIILIRMDSQLHTPMYFFLSHLSFSDLCYSTAVGPRMLVGFIAKNKSIPFYSCAVQWLVFCTFVDSECLLLAVMAFDRYKAISNPLLYTVSMSSRVCSLLMAGVYMVGIMDASVNTVLTFRLCFCESNVINHFFCDVPPLLLLSCSDTQVNELVIFTIFGFIELITLSGLFVSYCYIILAVRKINSAEGRFKAFSTCTSHLTAVAIFQGTLLFIYFRPSSSYSLDQDKIISLFYSLVIPMLNPLIYSLRNKDVKEALKKLKNKKWFH